GTCGTGGAGCGTCTCAACGCCGCCATCGCGAAGGTCCGCAAGTAACAACGGGCGCCGCTCGCGCGCAATCATGAGGACGGCGGGCCGCCTGTGCCCGCCGTCGGTTTGTCCCCCTGGAGAACGTCGCAGTGAAGATCACAAGGATACGCACCACGGTCGTCAACGCCGAGATGCGGAACTGGGTATTCGTGAAGGTCGAAACGGATACTCCCGGGCTCTATGGCTGGGGCGAGGCGACGCTCGAGTGGAAGACGCGGGCCGTGGTCGGCGCCGTCGAGGACCTGGAGCCGCTGCTGCTCGGACAGGATCCGAGGGACATCGAGCAGTGCGTGCGCATCATGCACAAGCACGGCTTCTGGCGCATGGGCTCCATCGGCGCGTCGGCGATCTCCGGCATCGAGGTCGCGCTCTGGGACATCCTGGGCAAGGACCTGAACGCGCCGGTCTGGCGTCTGCTCGGCGGCAAGACGCGCGACAAGGTGCCCGTCTACACTCATCTCGGGCTGGGCGACATGAAGTCCGTCTACGAGACGATGCAGGTCGGCCCGCTGGTCGACAGCGCGCTGAAAGTCGTCGAGGCCGGATACAAGGCGCTCAAGGTCGTGTTCGTCCCCTACACCCACTACACGACCACCATCCGCAACGTCGACCATGTCGGCAAGCTGATGATGGGCCTCAGGGAGGCGGTGGGCGACGACATCGAGATCATGGTCGACTTCCACGGACGTCCGGCGTCCGTCTCGGCCGCGATGGACTACATCAACGTGCTCGCACCCGGGCGGCCGCTGTTCGTCGAGGAGCCGGTGCCGCCGGGCGATCCGCTGCTGATGGCGCAGGTCACCGAGCGCTCGCCGGTTCCCATCGCCACGGGCGAACGGCTGATCGGCCGGGCCGAGTTCGATCCCCTGTTCGCCAGGCGGGCCATTCACATCGCACAGCCCGACATCGCCCATACGGGCGGGCTCTCGGAGGCCCGCAAGATCGCGGCCGCGGCAGAAACGGCGGGAATCGGCATTGCGCCGCACAACCCGCTCGGCCCGATCGCCGGCATCACCGCCCTGCACTTCGACATCGCCACGCCGAACTTCGTCATCCAGGAAGAAATGACCGGCTCGGTGCCATGGTACGGCGAGGTCGTCGAGGGGCCGATCAACAGGGTCGACGGCGCCTGGCAGATCCCGGACAAGCCGGGCCTCGGCCTCGAGGTCAACGAAGCGGCATGCGCAAAGCATCCGTTCGCCGCCGAGATCTACCACGCGAGGAACGCAGTGCTCGACGACGGAACCGTCGTCGACTGGTGACGTCAGCGTCGCCGCGCCGTCGCGTGGTTTCCAGGTTCCGCGGCGCCGATACGTTCGGCGCCGCCGGCACCGGGACGCCCCCGCACCTGCCGGGGACGGGCGGCGGCGGCGGGCTCAGTCGCCCAGCAGTTGACGGTCGTCGCCGTCGCGGCGGCGCACCAGTTCTTCCTTGATGTTGCGCAGCGTCTTGGCCGAGCGGTTGCGGTCGGCATAGGCCACCAGGTTGGCGAGGATGTCGATCACCGCCAGATAGGCGTATCGCGTCGAGGTCGGGCGGAAAATGTTCTTGCCTTCCGGCATCTCGATCGCGATGACCAGGTCGGCTGCCTCGGCCACGGGCGAGTTGCCCTGCGTGATGACGATGGTCGGAACGTCGCGTCGCCGCAGCAATTCGAGGCAGTCCAGGAGGCCGCGGTCGCGGCCGGTGATGGACGAGCCGAACACCACCGCCCCCGGCTGGATGGCGGCCGAAATCATCAGATTCATGTTGTGGTCGTTCGACGCGCTGATGCGGCAGCCCAGCCGGAACAGCCGGTTGTGCAGCTCGTTGACGATCATCGCCGAGTTGCCGCTCGCCCCGAAGGCCTGGATGAACTCGGCCCCGCGCAACATGTGCGCGGCCTTGTCCATCACGTCGATGTCGAGCTGCCGGTGCATCGTGAACAGAGCGTTCTGCGCCTTGGTCACGATATCCTCGGCGACCTCGGCCGGCGTGGCGCTCGGCGCTTCGGGCTTCAGGTAGCGCAGTCCGACATAGGTCGACTTCGCCAGTCGCACCTTGAAGTCCGAATAGCCATCACAGCCCAGCCGGCGGCACAGGCGCGTCACCGTCGGGGGCGAGACGCCCGCCCGCTCCGCCAGATCCACGATGGACGAATTGACGACGAAATCGACGTCCTCGAGCACGCAGTCCGCCAGCCGCCTTTCCTGCCCGGAGAGCCTGCCGTCCTCATCGGTGAGGGCGTGAAAGAGTTCCATGTCGGTGCGCTCCTGCTGAGCCGGGTTTCGTAAATTAATTACATGATTGCGCTCGAACGGCAACGCAGCCGTTGACAAGCTAGGGAAGAATTGCACAATGGAGAAAATAAATTACAAATCTGTGCAGTGCGTGAGGTCACCGCGGGCTGAGAGTTCTCCAGATTTCATGAGGTCATGCCGGTATCGGGCGCGCCTTCGACGGTGACGCCTGCGGCGTACGGCGGCCACGCCGCCGGCCTGGGACCGACGCCCGCCCAGGTGGCCACGCGGCTCCGCCGCTTCTCATCGTTGAACACAACCGGGAGGTTTGGGAATGAAACGTGCACTATTTCTGACGACGCTGGCCGCTGCGCTGGCGACGACCAGCGGACTGGCGATGGCCCAGGCGACTGACGGCGTGCTGACCGTCGCCACCATCGGCGAGCCGCCGACGCTCGACGCCATGCAGACGCCGACCGACATCGTGCTGACCATCGACCAGCACATCTTCGAGACGCTCTACACCTACGACGCACAGTGGAAGTCCGTGCCGCTGCTGGCGGCGGCCATGCCCGAGATTTCCGAGGACGGCCTGACCTACCGCATCGCGCTGCGCGAGGGCGTAAAATTCCATGACGGCAGCGATTTCGACTCCAAGGACGTCGTCGCCTCGCTGCAGCGCTGGATGGCCATCAACTCGAAGGGCAAGCAGGTCGCCGCCATCGTCGACAGCATCGCGGAGGACGGCGCCAACGCCGTCGTCATCAAGCTGAAGTCGCGTTACGCGCCGTTGCTGGCGACGCTCTCCCAGGCCTCCATCATCATCCCGTCGGAGACGATCGCGGACACGCTGACCCAGTTCGTCGGCACCGGTCCCTATGCGCTGAAGGAGCGCAAGCCCGACCAGTACACGCAGCTCATCCGCTTCGACGGCTACAAGTCGCCGGAAGGCGAGCCGAGCAATTTTGCCGGCAAGCGCGAGGCCATTGCCAAGGAAATCCGCTTCGTCCCGGTGCCGGACGCCAATACCCGCGTCGAGGGACTGATCTCGGGCCAGTTCGACTTCGCCGACTCCCTGCCGGTCAGCGCCTATGATCGCGTCGAGGCGAGCGGCACCGCCAAGCCCGTCATCTTCGAGAACACCGGCTGGCTGTCGCTCAACATGAACATGAAGGAGGGCCTGCTCACCAACAAGGCGCTCCGCCAGGCCGTGCAGGCGGCGCTCAATCCGTCCGACATGATGCTGGCGGCGTTCTCCGACGAGCGCTTCTTCAGCGTCGACGGCTCGCTGTTCCCCAAAGGCTCGTTCTGGAACACCGAGGATGGCGTGGCCCGCTACGGCGGCGAGGACGCGGAGCAGGCGGCAGAACTCGTCAAGCAGGCCGGCTATGACGGCACGCCGTTGCGCATCCTGACCAGCCGCCAGTACGAGTTCCACTACAAGATCGGCGAGGTGGCCAAGGCCTATCTCGAGGCCGCCGGCTTCAAGGTCGACATGCAGGTTGTGGACTGGGCGACGCTGACCACCCGCCGCGCCGACCCGGGGCAGTGGGACATCTTCATCACCCACTCCAACTTCCCCGGCGATCCGACGACGATCAACACCATCACGGATACCTATCCGGGCTGGTACGTGTCGGATGCGAAGGCCAAGGCGGTGGCCGCCTACATGGACGCCACCACCGACGACGCCAAGCTCGAAGCCTGGAAGGGCATCCAGACGGTCATCTACGACGACGCGCCGCTCTACAAGGTCGGCAACTTCAATGCGCTCTCGGGCCTGTCCGCGGCGGTCACCGGCTACACGCCGACCTACTGGCCGCATTTCTGGAACGTGACGCCGAAGCAGTGAGGCGCTGAACAATGTCGAGGGTCGCTCGGGCGCTGTTGGAACGACTGGTGGGCATGTTGATCGTGCTCGCCCTCGTGGTGACGGTCGTCTTCATCATCGTGCGGGTGACCCCCGGCGATCCGGCCGCCGTGATGCTCGGCTCGGACGCCACGCCGGAAGACATCGCTGATCTGCGCACCAGGCTGGGCCTCGATGCGCCGCTGCTCGTCCAGTACGGCCAGTTCGTGCTGGGCATCCTCAAGGGCGACCTCGGCCAGTCGATCTTCCTCGGCCAGCCGGTCACCCAGGCGCTGGCGAGCCGCGCCGAGCCGACCTTCTTCCTCACTTTGTTCTCGATCCTCATTGCGGTGACCATCGCGCTGCCGGTCGGCATCCTGTCGGCGGTGCGGCGCGGCACCCTGTTCGACCAGATCGTCGTCACCCTGACCATGGTGGCGGCCAGCATCCCGAGTTTTTGGCTGGGGCTGATCCTGATCCAGGTCTTCGCCGTCGGCCAGGGCTGGTTCCCGGCCTCCGGCTATGGCGGGCCCGACACCGGCTTCCTCGAGCGGCTGCACCACCTGGTGCTGCCGGCGATCGCGCTCGGCGTCGTCAACTCGGCGCTGATCACCCGCTTCACCCGCGCCGCCATGCTCGACGTGCTCAGCGACGACTATGTGCGCACGGCGCGCGCCAAGGGCGCCGGCGAGCTGCGGGTCATCCTAAAACATGCGCTGAAGAACGCGCTGGTGCCGATCATCACCGTGATCGGCCTGTCGATCGCCATGCTGGTCGCCGGCGCGGTGGTCACCGAGACGGTGTTCGGGCTGCCCGGCATCGGCAACCTGGTGGTGTCGGCGGTGCTGCGGCGCGACTATCCCGTCATCCAGGGGGCGCTGCTGGTCGTCGCCGCCATCTACGTGCTGATCAATTTCGGCGTCGACATGCTCTATATCCTCGTCGATCCGCGGGTGCGGCTGTGACGCTCGGCTCCCTCACCTTGCCGCTCGCGTCGGGCCTGCGCCAGCTGTTCCGGAACCGCGCCATCGCCTGCGGCGCCATCATCCTGCTGATCGTGGTGCTCGCCGCCCTCCTGGCGCCGTGGATCGCGCCCTACGCGCCCAACAAGCTGTCGATCGTCAACAAGCTCAAGGCGCCGTCGCTGACCCATTTCTTCGGCACCGACGAGTTCGGCCGCGACATCTTCTCGCGCGCCATCTATGCCGGCCGCATCTCGCTGCTGGTCAGCCTCGGCGTCGTCTGCATCTCGACCCTGCTCGGCGTCTTCCTCGGCGTCGCCGCCGGCTTCTTCCGCAAGCTCGACGCGCCGATCTCGCGGCTGCTCGACGCCATGATGTCGTTCCCCGACATCCTGCTCGCCATCGCCCTGGTGGCCGCGCTCGGGCCGTCGCTGACGACGGTGATCCTGGCGCTCGGCATCACCTATGCGCCGCGCCTCGCCCGCATCGTGCGCGGCTCGACGCTGGTGCTGCGCGAACTGCCCTATATCGAGGCGGCGGTGGCGCTCGGGCTGCCCACCTGGCAGGTGCTGCTGCGCCACGTGCTGCTCAACCTCGCCTCGCCGATCCTCGTCCAGGCGACCTTCGTCTTCGCCTCGGCGATGCTGGCGGAGGCGAGCCTGTCGTTCCTCGGCGTCGGCGTCTCCACCGACATGCCGACCTGGGGCACGATGCTGGCCTCGGGCCGCGAGTTCATGAACAACGCGCCCTGGCTGATGGTGTTTCCGGGGCTGGCCATCGTCTTCTCGGTGCTGTCGCTGCAGCTCCTGGGCGACGGCCTGCGCGACCTCGTCGACCCGCGCCTGTCGAAAGAGCGCTGACAAGATGACGCTATCCAGCCCCAAAACCCCGCCGGTGCTGTCGGTGGAGAAGCTGACCACCTCGTTCCGCACGGCCGAGGGCTGGCGGGCGGTGATCCGCGACATCAGCTTCGAGGTCGCGGCCGGCGAGACGGTGGCCATCGTCGGCGAATCCGGCTCCGGCAAGAGCGTCACGGCGCTGTCGGCGATGCGCCTGCTGCCGCCGGGCAAGTCGCGCTGCGAAGGCCGCATCCTGCTCGACGGCCGCGACCTGCTGAAGGCGTCGGAGGCGGAGATGCGCGCCGTGCGCGGCGGCGCGATCGGCATGATCTTCCAGGAGCCGATGACCTCGCTCAACCCGGTCTTCACCATCGGCAACCAGCTGGCCGAGGCGCTGGTGCTGCACCAGGCCATGGGCTGGACGGCGGCCGAGGCGGAAGCCGTCAGGCTGATGGAGCGCGTCCGCATCCCGGCGGCCAGGACCCGGCTGCACGAATATCCGCACAAATTCTCCGGCGGCATGCGCCAGCGCGTGATGATCGCCATGGCGCTCGCCTGCCGGCCAAAGCTGCTCATCGCCGACGAGCCGACGACGGCGCTCGACGTCACCATCCAGGCCGAGATCCTGCACCTGATCCGCGAGCTGCAGGCCGAGGAGAACATGGCCGTGCTGTTCATCACGCACGACATGGGCGTGGTGGCCGAGGTGGCCGACCGCACCGTCGTCATGCTGCGCGGCGACCTCGTCGAGACCGGCCCCACCCAGGCGATCTTCGACGCGCCGCAGCAGGTCTACACCAAGGCGCTGCTCGCCTCGATCCCGCGGCTCGGCGCAATGAGCGGCAGCGAGGTCCCGCGGCGCTTTCCCGAGGTCGACCCAGCCACCGGCGAGGCGGTCGACGGCCGCGCCATGGACGCCGCGGCCAAGGACGCCGCTCCCATCCTGACGGTCTCCGACCTGGCGGTGCGCTTCGACCTGCCCAACGGCCGCATCCACGCGGTCGAGGACGTCTCCTTCGACCTGCGGCCGGGCGAGACGCTGGCGCTGGTCGGCGAATCCGGCTGCGGCAAGTCGACCACCGGCCGCGCCATCCTCAGGCTGGTGCAGCCGACGGCCGGCGCGATCGTCGTCGACGGCCACGACATGAAGACGGCCGGGGCGCGCGAGCTGCGCGCCATGCGGCGCACCTCGCAGATGATCTTCCAGGACCCGTTCGCCTCGCTCAATCCGCGCATCACCGTCGGCTCGGCCATCGCCGAACCGATCCTGGCGCACGGCCTGATGGGCAAGGCGGCGGCCAAGGCGCGCGTCGCCGAGCTGCTCGAGCAGGTCGGCCTGGCGGCGGCGATGGCGGAGCGCTATCCGCACGAATTCTCCGGCGGCCAGCGTCAGCGCATCTCGATCGCCCGCGCCCTGGCGCTCGACCCGAAGCTGATCGTCGCCGACGAGGCGGTGTCGGCGCTCGACGTCTCGGTCAAGGCGCAGGTCTCCAACCTGCTGCTCGACATCCAGCAGCAGCGCGGCCTGGCCTACCTGTTCATCTCGCACGACATGGCCGTCGTCGAGCGCATCAGCCACCGCGTCGCCGTCATGTATCTCGGCGAGATCGTCGAGATCGGGCCGCGCGCCGCGATCTTCGACAATCCGCAGCATCCCTACACCCGGCGCCTCATCGCCGCGGTCCCGGTCCCCGACCCGTCGCGCCGCGGCGCGCTCACCCGCCCGGCCCTCGGCGAGGAGATCAAGAGCCCGCTCCGCCCCTACGACTACACCCCGCCCAAACGCACCTACCGCGAGGTCTCGCCAGGCCACTTCGTCCAGGACCAGGACGGCTGACCCATGGTCGCGAACCAAGGCCGCCGGCACGATCCGGCCGCCCTGCATTCGCGTCCTCGACGACTAGACCTGCGGGCATTCTGACGAATGCCAGTTCGCCGCTCTCTCTGTTTCGAGCCGCATTTGTGCGACGCCAGACGATTCCGCTTGGCTGCAAGAAATGCTCTACGCCGCCTGCGCCAGCCTCTCGCCCGCCATCCGGTAGGAGATCGACTCGGCCAGATGGATGCGCCCGACCGTCGTAACGCCGTCGAGATCGGCCAGCGTTCGGGCGACCTTGAGCACCCGATGATAGGCGCGGGCCGACAGCCCGAATTTTTCGCTGGCGTCGCGCAGCAGGGCGAGGCCGCCCGCATCGGGCGCGGCCATCTCCTCGACCAGCGCGGTTGGACATTGGGCGTTGGTTGCAGCCGCAGCACCAAACCGCTCGAAACGCTCCAGCTGGATCGCCCGCGCGCGGGCGACGCGTCCGGCAACGGCGGCGCTCGGCTCTGACTTCGCCGGCCGGATCAGATCGCCCGCGGAGACAGCCGGCACGTCGATCTTGAGGTCGATGCGGTCGAGAAACGGACCGGAGATGCGCGCCTGGTAGTCGGTGCGGCAGCGGTCGCCACGCGCACAGCGGTAGCCCGGCTCGCCGGCCATGCCACAGCGGCACGGGTTCATGGCGGCGACGAGCTGGATGCGCGCCGGATAGGTGACCCGGCTGTTCGCCCGCGCGATCACGCAGTCCCCGGTCTCCAGCGGCTGGCGCAGCGCATCGATCACCTGAGGCACGAATTCCGGCAGTTCGTCGAGGAAGAGCACGCCATGGTGCGCCAGCGAGGCCTCGCCCGGCCGCACGCGCAGGCCGCCGCCGACCATCGCCGCCATCGAAGCGGAATGGTGCGGCGCGCGAAACGGCCGCCGATCGGTCAGCCTCCCCCCGGCGAGCTCGCCCCCATCGAGGCGACCATGGAGACTTCGAGCAGTTCCCTTGGCTGCAGCGGCGGCAAGATGGAGGGAAGGCGCTGCGCCAGCATCGACTTGCCGGCGCCCGGGGGGCCGATCATCAGAAGATTGTGGCCGCCGGCAGCCGCCACTTCCAGCGCGCGCTTGGCGGTCTCCTGGCCCTTGATGTCGGCGAGGTCGGGAAGGTCGCGTGCCGGCGGCTGGACGCTGGCGACCGGGCGTGAAAGCACCTGCGTGCCGCGAAAATGGTTGGCCATGGCGATCAGGCTGCGCGGCGCGAGGATGTCGATGTCGGCGCCAGCCCAGGCCGCCTCCGGACCCGAAGCATGCGGGCAGATGAGGCCCTTGCCGAGGGCCCCGGCGCCGATGGCGGCGGGCAGCGCGCCGGCCACCGGAGCGATCATGCCGTCCAGCGAGAGCTCGCCCAGCACCACGTAGTCCGCCAGCGCGTCGCCCGGAATGGCGCCGAGCGCCGCCATCAGGCCGAGCGCGATGGGCAGGTCGTAATGGCTCCCCTCCTTCGGCGGTGACAGGCGGCTTCCGGAAGTTGCCGTAACCTTTCCCAATATGGCGGATGCCTTGAATTTCAGGGCGTCCGCCTTTTCGCATGTTTGCCAGCAACACCCGCAGGTTGCCCTTGTTTCCCGTCCCGTGGTGAGCATACTGTGAGTTGTCGCCTCTCAGGATGCTTCCCGAATGCCAAAACTCACCAAAGGTGTCGTCGACAGCGCTGAACTGCGTGACAAGCAGTATACAATCTGGTGCTCGGATCTGAAGGGGTTCGGAGCCTACATCCACCCCACCGGACGCCGCACCTACTTCGTCGATTATCGGACCGGCGATGGCGCTCGGCGCCGGATGACGATCGGCAAGCATGGCGTGCTGACGACGGAGCAGGCCCGGAAGGTTGCGATCGAAACGCTTGGTGGCATCGTCCTTCAGAAAGCGGATCCGCTGCTCGAGCGAAAGACTCGGCGGGCATCGCTCACCGTGGCGGAGCTCTGCGACCAGTACATGAAGGCTGCTGAAAAGGGCCTGATCCTGGGTCGACGTCGCAACCGACCGAAGAAGGCTTCCACGATTGAGATCGACCGCGGCCGGATCGCGCGTCACATCAAGCCGTTGCTCGGCAACAAGCTGGTGATCGACGTCACCCGCGCCGACATCACCAAGTTCGTGAGGGATGTGTCGGCGGGGAAAACAGCCGTGAAGAATCGGTCAGGCAAGAACGGCGCGCGTGTGGAGGTGAAGGGCGGCATAGGCACTGCAGCGCGCACCACAGGCTTCTTAGGCGGCATCCTGACCTATGCCGTCGACGAGGGGATTATCCCCGCCAATCCAGCGCAGGGCGTCAAGCTGCCTGCCGATGGTGTTCGGACCCGCCGTCTTGTGGTGGGAGAGTACAAGGCGCTGGGGAAGGCGCTGAGCGGCGATGAAGCAGAGTACGACACTCCGCAGGCGGTGACCGGAGCGTGGCTCCTGGCGCTCACGGGCTGCCGTCTCGGCGAAATTGAAGCGCTTCGTTGGACGGAAGTCGACGAGGACGGACAATGCTTCCGACTTGCCGACAGCAAAAGCGGGCCGTCAGTGCGCCCGGTAGGGCGTGAGGCGTTCGATGTGCTGCGCGGCGCTCTACGCGTTCCCGGTAGTCCCTACGTGCTCCCTGCCCTGCGCAAGGACGGCGGCCACTACAACGGTCTTGCTGGGGCGTGGGTGCGGTTCATGAAACGGGCTGGGCTCGAGGGGGTCACGCCCCACACCATGCGCCACAGCTACGCCTCTGTCGCTGGCGACCTGGGCTTCGCTGAAAGCTCGATTGCAGCGCTGATCGGCCATGCCGGGGATACCGTGACCAGCAGGTACGTCCACCGGCTCGACGCGGTGTTGGTGGCAGCTGCGAACAAGGTGTGCGGTGAAGTCTACCGGCAGATGACGGGCGCCAGCGGCAAGGTGCTTGAGATGCCGAGGAGAGCTTAATCCTACTTCCGCTTTGTTGCGAAGGGATCGCTCGGCTCTTGTGGCCGGATGGCGTCAGCAAAGGGATATTCTTGAAGATACCTAGCGCGCTCGGCCTCCTCTTCATTCCAGCGCTCGTATCGATCGGCCACCATGTTTCTAAAGTTCGGCTGTGCTTTCACCCTATAGTTTGCTACGCTCTCAAGGGTCTTATGGATTTCATCTACGAGCCTGTCGACCATATGATAACTGTCATCGCCCTTTAGCGCGGAGACCAGGTCGACCAGTTCTCCGAGCTTTTCTTCGATCGTTACAGGTGCTGGAAAAGCGCGCTCAAGCGCCCACACGATTGCTTCATTCATCGACACTCCTGCCCGATCGGCTTTCGACTTGATACGCTCGCGCATG
This portion of the Mesorhizobium shangrilense genome encodes:
- a CDS encoding ABC transporter permease, with the translated sequence MSRVARALLERLVGMLIVLALVVTVVFIIVRVTPGDPAAVMLGSDATPEDIADLRTRLGLDAPLLVQYGQFVLGILKGDLGQSIFLGQPVTQALASRAEPTFFLTLFSILIAVTIALPVGILSAVRRGTLFDQIVVTLTMVAASIPSFWLGLILIQVFAVGQGWFPASGYGGPDTGFLERLHHLVLPAIALGVVNSALITRFTRAAMLDVLSDDYVRTARAKGAGELRVILKHALKNALVPIITVIGLSIAMLVAGAVVTETVFGLPGIGNLVVSAVLRRDYPVIQGALLVVAAIYVLINFGVDMLYILVDPRVRL
- a CDS encoding Arc family DNA-binding protein codes for the protein MAKKQLAKDQDKFIVRLPDGMRERIKSKADRAGVSMNEAIVWALERAFPAPVTIEEKLGELVDLVSALKGDDSYHMVDRLVDEIHKTLESVANYRVKAQPNFRNMVADRYERWNEEEAERARYLQEYPFADAIRPQEPSDPFATKRK
- a CDS encoding ABC transporter ATP-binding protein, with protein sequence MTLSSPKTPPVLSVEKLTTSFRTAEGWRAVIRDISFEVAAGETVAIVGESGSGKSVTALSAMRLLPPGKSRCEGRILLDGRDLLKASEAEMRAVRGGAIGMIFQEPMTSLNPVFTIGNQLAEALVLHQAMGWTAAEAEAVRLMERVRIPAARTRLHEYPHKFSGGMRQRVMIAMALACRPKLLIADEPTTALDVTIQAEILHLIRELQAEENMAVLFITHDMGVVAEVADRTVVMLRGDLVETGPTQAIFDAPQQVYTKALLASIPRLGAMSGSEVPRRFPEVDPATGEAVDGRAMDAAAKDAAPILTVSDLAVRFDLPNGRIHAVEDVSFDLRPGETLALVGESGCGKSTTGRAILRLVQPTAGAIVVDGHDMKTAGARELRAMRRTSQMIFQDPFASLNPRITVGSAIAEPILAHGLMGKAAAKARVAELLEQVGLAAAMAERYPHEFSGGQRQRISIARALALDPKLIVADEAVSALDVSVKAQVSNLLLDIQQQRGLAYLFISHDMAVVERISHRVAVMYLGEIVEIGPRAAIFDNPQHPYTRRLIAAVPVPDPSRRGALTRPALGEEIKSPLRPYDYTPPKRTYREVSPGHFVQDQDG
- a CDS encoding tyrosine-type recombinase/integrase, whose translation is MPKLTKGVVDSAELRDKQYTIWCSDLKGFGAYIHPTGRRTYFVDYRTGDGARRRMTIGKHGVLTTEQARKVAIETLGGIVLQKADPLLERKTRRASLTVAELCDQYMKAAEKGLILGRRRNRPKKASTIEIDRGRIARHIKPLLGNKLVIDVTRADITKFVRDVSAGKTAVKNRSGKNGARVEVKGGIGTAARTTGFLGGILTYAVDEGIIPANPAQGVKLPADGVRTRRLVVGEYKALGKALSGDEAEYDTPQAVTGAWLLALTGCRLGEIEALRWTEVDEDGQCFRLADSKSGPSVRPVGREAFDVLRGALRVPGSPYVLPALRKDGGHYNGLAGAWVRFMKRAGLEGVTPHTMRHSYASVAGDLGFAESSIAALIGHAGDTVTSRYVHRLDAVLVAAANKVCGEVYRQMTGASGKVLEMPRRA
- a CDS encoding ABC transporter substrate-binding protein, whose product is MKRALFLTTLAAALATTSGLAMAQATDGVLTVATIGEPPTLDAMQTPTDIVLTIDQHIFETLYTYDAQWKSVPLLAAAMPEISEDGLTYRIALREGVKFHDGSDFDSKDVVASLQRWMAINSKGKQVAAIVDSIAEDGANAVVIKLKSRYAPLLATLSQASIIIPSETIADTLTQFVGTGPYALKERKPDQYTQLIRFDGYKSPEGEPSNFAGKREAIAKEIRFVPVPDANTRVEGLISGQFDFADSLPVSAYDRVEASGTAKPVIFENTGWLSLNMNMKEGLLTNKALRQAVQAALNPSDMMLAAFSDERFFSVDGSLFPKGSFWNTEDGVARYGGEDAEQAAELVKQAGYDGTPLRILTSRQYEFHYKIGEVAKAYLEAAGFKVDMQVVDWATLTTRRADPGQWDIFITHSNFPGDPTTINTITDTYPGWYVSDAKAKAVAAYMDATTDDAKLEAWKGIQTVIYDDAPLYKVGNFNALSGLSAAVTGYTPTYWPHFWNVTPKQ
- the dgoD gene encoding galactonate dehydratase, with the protein product MKITRIRTTVVNAEMRNWVFVKVETDTPGLYGWGEATLEWKTRAVVGAVEDLEPLLLGQDPRDIEQCVRIMHKHGFWRMGSIGASAISGIEVALWDILGKDLNAPVWRLLGGKTRDKVPVYTHLGLGDMKSVYETMQVGPLVDSALKVVEAGYKALKVVFVPYTHYTTTIRNVDHVGKLMMGLREAVGDDIEIMVDFHGRPASVSAAMDYINVLAPGRPLFVEEPVPPGDPLLMAQVTERSPVPIATGERLIGRAEFDPLFARRAIHIAQPDIAHTGGLSEARKIAAAAETAGIGIAPHNPLGPIAGITALHFDIATPNFVIQEEMTGSVPWYGEVVEGPINRVDGAWQIPDKPGLGLEVNEAACAKHPFAAEIYHARNAVLDDGTVVDW
- a CDS encoding ABC transporter permease; this translates as MPLASGLRQLFRNRAIACGAIILLIVVLAALLAPWIAPYAPNKLSIVNKLKAPSLTHFFGTDEFGRDIFSRAIYAGRISLLVSLGVVCISTLLGVFLGVAAGFFRKLDAPISRLLDAMMSFPDILLAIALVAALGPSLTTVILALGITYAPRLARIVRGSTLVLRELPYIEAAVALGLPTWQVLLRHVLLNLASPILVQATFVFASAMLAEASLSFLGVGVSTDMPTWGTMLASGREFMNNAPWLMVFPGLAIVFSVLSLQLLGDGLRDLVDPRLSKER
- a CDS encoding MurR/RpiR family transcriptional regulator, which encodes MELFHALTDEDGRLSGQERRLADCVLEDVDFVVNSSIVDLAERAGVSPPTVTRLCRRLGCDGYSDFKVRLAKSTYVGLRYLKPEAPSATPAEVAEDIVTKAQNALFTMHRQLDIDVMDKAAHMLRGAEFIQAFGASGNSAMIVNELHNRLFRLGCRISASNDHNMNLMISAAIQPGAVVFGSSITGRDRGLLDCLELLRRRDVPTIVITQGNSPVAEAADLVIAIEMPEGKNIFRPTSTRYAYLAVIDILANLVAYADRNRSAKTLRNIKEELVRRRDGDDRQLLGD